The genomic interval AAGGAACAACTGCCATATGGGAGCCAGAACATATTAAAGCCCTTAAGGCATTAAAAGGGGACTTGTTTGAAGTTCTTGCCCTCACATTACctactaaacaaaaatttaacctGTTGTCACTGAGAGGGGATGAATAACCCTGGGAGCAGTCACAGGGGACCTGATCAACAGCCAGTAGCTTATCTCAGTAAGGAGACTGACATATTGTTTGCAAGTGGTTGCAGCAGTTGCCCTGCTAGTCCCTGAGGCAACCAAAAGCACCCTGGAAAGAGACCTCATTGTCTACACCTCCACTTGTCACCAGCCAGCCAGGGACTAGGTGTGGGTTGTTGCACTGTAGCCTCCTGAGGGGATAGGTCTGGAATTTCAAACTCCCtgttgaaagaaaagtgaccacaacactctgAGGGACCAAGAGATCTTCAttacagcagagagagagagagagagagagagagagagagagagagagagagagagagaagagaagagagagcaagagagtgaaagcaagagcaagagagatcACATaggggcccagcaggagggagtttttatagccaaaatctaatgggctCTCTGGTTCTGCAAGTGCCTTGTTGTagtacagtgattggatcatacgGTAGTGTCATCATCTGCCTTCAGGCAAACAGGGCAGGTGCTGGATGTGGGTTCCCTTGCACCAGATAGGTGGGGGTccagtgttcagccttgagtggtgttgagtgttcagacttgatgcaaacaggtgataaaggaccagacagagggggtTTGAGTGCCCTGGTTATCCTGCAGCTAATGTTTGTTCAGCCTACCCTCCAAACAACTTAGTTCAGCCTGCCTTGCACCTAATACCTGTAGCACTCCCTCAAGGATTGATCACCTGATGCAGATGAACCTCCCTCCCAAGctctgcctaagatcccacagcatctgagatgggtgtgacatGCCAAGATgacaatcaatctgctgaccagaagactccacccttgaagcCTTATCCCTGCTTTTGATGACCCAgttataaataaaccaaaataggGTTCATTCTCTCACTCTTCTTCCCAGTATGGAAGCAGGACCCTTAAGGTCGCAGAGTCATCCCACCCTCTAttccaaaattatttctgtgtcaTGTGATTTTTCGTTGTATTTTGCAGTCAGCTCACTACACGTATGGGAGGGAACACAGCATATCTTGCCTGCACAGGTTGCCGGCGAGATTTTGCACCTGGGACAGGAACTTTCTCATTGCATGGATTCAAGGTGAATGGTGAGATCTAACAGGTGAGGTTCGACATCTCTCATAGGTAAATCGTGCTTATGGTATAGATATTGTGGGGTTTTTTAAATTGTGGATTTCCTGTATAATGGATTGAAGAATTATTGAATGGAAATGTTTTGGAAGAGAATTCTGTGGATATATTGTATTGTGGATTGTAGTGTTATGGATAGAAATATTTTGAACAGGATTAGCATGGAAATTGAGTGCACCATGGATTAGTTTTTGAGAGTAAGAGGCGAGGGGAAAGATTTCTTTTACTGTGAGATGTTAAGCACGAGGCATTCTCTATTGGGGAGAAACAATTTtacaaaaaagcaagcaaacaaaataaagagacTCTTTTTCTACTGCTTTCGGGAATATGCAGGCAATTTGAACTGGGCTGGCAGAACCCGCTGACCCCCTCGCTGCATCCTTGCGGATTGCTGCGACCAATAACCTAACCTAGAGCTGTAACCCGGCTGAGCTTTATTTATGCAGATTCGGTACTGGAAGACAGGAGCAGGGCTCTAACCCGCTGATTCCTACCGGGTCCACCCAAGTACAGATCCGCCACCGGCAATGTTTTTGCCCCCTAGACACCTAGCTTGGGCGCGGCGGCCCTGGGAACTGTTAGCTGGAATTACCTTTGAGTTGGAGAATATTTGTGGTGTGCACCCTTTAGAGGGTGCTTGGGCGGCTGCCCGCGAGCGGGAGGGACACGGACATGGCTGCTGTTCCCGCCCAAGGCTCCGGGGTTATAAGGAAACGCCCGCCCGCGGGAACCCCGCGCAATGCTGTCACTGAGGGGTTCGGAGCGGTGAGATGCAAGCGGGTTGGGCACGGTGTGGGCGACTGGGGAAGCTCTGGAGTGGGCGGCGGCTGGCGGAGCACTTGCCCCAGCCTTAGGAACCAGGCACCGCGCACAGCGGCACAGCAGCGGACGTGGCGGCTCGCTAACAGGCGTCCACAGAAGGCTGCCAAGGCTCCGGGGAAGCTGCCGCTCTCCGCCCTGCGGAGTCCAACCAGGACGACTTCAGAGGGACGGCACGGAGGGCACTCAGCAGGGGACTACACGAGGAGTGGGAACCCCGGGACTGACTCCCACCTCCCGCACTTTCCTGGACTTCTGTTTGGTCCTTCCCGCTGTCACTCAGGCGGGGCTTGGCCTCCCCACCTTTGCCAATCCGCATCTCACCTTCTCTCCACACTGACATCCAGCAGTTTCTGCTCCTTAAAGAGAAGCGTCCAACTCCGGAGCCCGAATTCCTAACTACTAACCCCAAGCATTTTGTCCTTATAGTCAAGAGTGCAGACAGGCAAACTTCTGCATCCTCAATAAGAGTCTTCTGCTTAACCTTTAGAGACTGCCCCCTTTTCTCCACAGTTATGCTACCAAGaaagagatgcagaagaattattCCATTGATGAAAGTtgttctgtttatattttaactttcctTTCAGGGATTTTAGAGGTAAATTTGACCCaaaattctcattcttctgatttctaagtatataaatacaaaaaatgaataaatatatgcaCAGTAATTCTATTTTAACTACATTACATATGTCAAGGTTCACGCAGATAAGAGTGcactctaaaaatttaaaaagagtgtTCTGATAATATTCAAACTAAGATTTAAAaagatccaaatatttttaaaatcgtGTTTAATAATATTGAATTCAAATTAGgtaattatacaaaaataaactgtataaacatatatattttttacttgctTAAATAATCTATAATCTTTAATTCATAAGATAattaacatatgtatatatttgcttCTAACCCTTTTTCCTCAACAGGAAACATGTAATTCAGGTTTTTATTCATGTGTTTACCTGATGCTCTGCCTTTTATAGTTAGAGATATTCAAGATAAATGCAATTTATTATATAAGTGCTTATTCCAATAGATACTATTTAAATTATAAGGTTAAGATGCAATCATCAAGTAATCTTAACTGCCAAATGTTATTCAAGTTTTCATAAGATGCTAAAcagaggtctggggctgtagctcagtggtagagagcttgcctgacacttgtgaggcactgggttcaatcctcagcaccgcataaaaatgaataaataaagttaagCAAAAAAGGTGGATAACAattaccttaaaaaaagaaacagaagccaAACATATGATTCTGTGAACAACATGTCCAAAAAAGTTTTGGCtacatttctattaaaatatttttaattatgaaaatataataatttgtttagatTCTAAGATTTACAGAAATTATTCCCAAGTATAATCAAGAGGAAAAATtctggaaggagaaaaagaaatgcttctacaaagaagaaacaaaaattggagagtcctaaaagaaagaaagaaaacatttctggGTAAAAGGGTCTTTATGTATTCAAGACTTTATGGATCAAAAGATTTtcctcaggctggggatatagctcagttggcagagtgcttgcctcacatccacaaaaccctgggttcaatcctcagctccacaaaaataaaaaaaaaaggttttcctCAATAGAAAAATCTTTATATGATTATCTAGACAAGtgatataaatgattaaaataattgaaaaaacaaaCTTATGTTTGACTAAATTGGCTAGAGATATATGAAACAATCAATTTCAGAATATTTCAGGCTTTTCCCTAATTATGCTAATATTATGCTGAAATAAACCAGATTTTACCCATATATTGAGATGACAAAAACTTATCGAAACATTAGTCTATTCTCATTCCAATAAAATCATTACTTATGTCTagtaatttttactatttaaacaaaggaataatttttaataaattaagatTCATGCATCTTTGATTAGTTGGTAAACGTTTTCAAATAACACTttaagttcaaattttaaaacttctctacAAAAGCTAAATTTGAttgatataaaaacatcaataattatgataattatatcAATGCTAtctctgttttctaaaaatatgtcttttaaaGTATAAGATTTAAGAGAACATTTTATCAGAAGTGGTTTCCTTCAAACTGAAGCTATATGTTAattctaaattataaaaattacaaattttattataaattcatttatattgttTAGGGTTATCTAACTGGACCTATTATTAATAAGATATATTGTAAAATTTGTATGTTATTCCCTATACTGGAAAGTAAacttggttatatttttaaaggacaaTTGAGAGACACTGACTTGTTTAGCTGGTAGCATTTAAAGATACAAAGATATTTTAAGACCTTCTCTTATGAAGGAATTAAAAGTTTTCTTAATttgtccattttatattttagatttaacATTAAACTGGCGTTTCTAATATAGTAATTAGTTCCCCTTTCTCTGATGCCACAAGTCTGGGGCCCAGGTCATGAGGTGGGGCCCCTTGTGTGCTTCCTGGGTCTGAACCCTGAATGTGATGTAAGAGGTGGCAGACCAGCAGCCACTCATAAAGAAACCAGGGTAGAGAGCCCCAGACTCGCTTAacagtactgcaaaagaaaatttaaaaaattgtttctgcAAGCCTCAATCTTGCtgagatggcatttcatgtcTGACTGTGGGAACAGTTACTAAAGGAGAAGTTGCTCTTGCTTGctttcaatgttttgttttgggttttttgtttttgtttgtttgtttttctttttcatcaggtTGCAGACCAGGAGCCACTCATCCACCAGCTCCTTCATCAGCAGTCTTCTCAGACTCAGGTGATCATTACTCTCATTCTCACACTGGCCTGAAATGTGTATCTGAAGTTCTTTAAATGGTGCTTACCTGGTGGCTGCAGGATGTTTAAATGATTGGATCTCAAGACAACATTGAAAGTGACTAAAGGAAACTTTAAGAGGCCAGGCActtatggcacatgcctgtgatccagcttttttaaactttaatcatGGCCAGGCACTTGTGGAACATGCCTGTGATCCAGCTtcttggaggctgaagcaggaggatcccatgttcCAGGCCGGCCTGGACGATTTATccatatcctgtctcaaaaaaaaaaaaaaaaaagaagaagcccctggattcaatgctcagagtacctcaaaagaaaaagaaaaagaaaagaaagattctttCTGCCTCCGCGGCACAGAAGAGCTGGCATTTCCTGACTGTGGAACTTTTCCTCAAGAAGGTGCTTTTGCTTTCAGAGAGTTTTCCCTGAAGGTTTTAGGCTCCCACAGAGAATCTACTAAAAACTATGATTGATGACCGGCTACCTAACAACTGCCTTCAACCACGTTTATTTCAGATGGGATTTTATGGGAAGCCGGAAGTTCTTTGGTCTTTTCAGAATAAAAGGGATGAGCCCCAAGATGGTGTTGGAGATGGTTAAAGGCCCTTGCCCAAATCTggacaggaggaaggaaagaggatgaGGCTGGAGGCCCCAACTGGATCCTTTGCACGGGGTCCACCATATCCAGAAAACAGCTGGAATGGCTAGGAGGGCGAAGCCCTGGAGAGTCTCTGGCGACTTCGCAGGAAGAGTGACAGAGGTGTTTAGGACAAAAACACTGTCGCCTAGTTCACCTTCGAGGGCAAATAGCGAGCGGGGCACGGGAGCAATGAGACTCAAGCTTTAGTCTTTGCGCCCAGGCTCCTTACCTGGGCAGGTGCGGTGGGCGCTGCCCTCTTTCTAGGCATCCTGGCTCAGCTCCCGCCTTCATTTATTTGGGCGGCGCAGGCTGGTGAGTTGGGGGATCGAATTTACCCGGcgcctccttcttcccctcagtcccCAGACTTTGTCTGCAGGCTCTGTCCCGCAGGTCTCCGCCCCGCGGCAGGTTCTGCACCCTGCGCCTTCTTAGGGGAGAGCCCCGGGACGAGGTAGCCCCGGAgcggaaaagagaaggaaaagtaagGGCAGAGGGATGCCAGGGAGCCAGATGTCAGGAGAGTGAGAGGTGGCTTGTGTAGGTCCTCAGTGCCACCTCCGTCCTCAGAAGCCGGGCCACTGCCCCTCTTTTCTGGGGCCCAGGAGCAGGAATGGGCCATTATGAAAGGGTTTCCTTTTCCCTCTGCAGATGGCATTTACATCTGTGTTGAGCATTTCCAGTGAGGAATTGCCCTGAACTGCACGCGGCCCCTTTGCCCAGCACAGATGCCTCTATCCCAGGTCCAGTGGCTTCCAAGTTCATGTGATATCtactttttagaattttcttctaAAGGAAAAGATAGGTAGGGGAGGTGTCTCAGGAAAATCAAGggtagagtagaagaaagagaccaggggagagaggagaggagagagaaaattgcCATGTCAATGATATAGTTGTAAATAGAATTCAACATCACATTGAAAATTCACACACAATGATCAAGTTAGTTTTTTTCCAGAGATACAAGATTGGCTCAGCATAtgcaaatcagtaaatgtaatagACCACAAActtaaaatcaaagataaaaatcacatgagcATATCCACACCTACAGGAAAATATACTTGAAAAGCCACAGGAGTATGAATTAGTCATAAAACATCCCTGATGTTAGTGTATGTTACTAATAATCCGACTGAAATTGTCAACAGAAACCCAGTGACAGTGATGAGAATTtactgtagggctggggatgttgctcagtgctgTGATGCctgtctagcatgtacaaggccctgagttcaacctccaatactgaaaaaaaagggggggggattaTGGTAACATGTTTGAACCAATTGATAATCCATGGGTGGAAAAGGTGGTACACATAGAAATACTATCATTTGGTGAAGGGATCTTTCTGGAAAAGTATATGTAACTGAGTTATGTCTAGGAATATTTCTCTAGATCCTACTTTTAGTGTGTGGTTATATAATGAAATTTGTATATAAAtaggtttattttgcttttacttttcaaGGATAATTTTTtgtagaatttaattttatttttcatttatataaaatattgtcatattcccaaagtaaaattttatgaaaCTATGTATGCTCAAACAatggttttttctttgtttgtttttgatcactgagccacatccccagccctactttgtatattatttagaggcagggtctcactgagttgcttagcaccttgctcttgttgaggctggctttgaactccttaGCCTTCTGTCTCAACATCCTGAACTacagggattataggcttgtgccaccaagCACAGCATAGTCaaacaattttaatttctatcCCTGTCTCTTTCAGTgggcttttctttccttttccagacAACGAATTTCAGGAGATTTCCTGGTGAACTTTCTCTGGAAGTCAGTATGTCTCCATGAAACTGTCTTTTATCTTCCTGCTCTCAGGGAAACTCTTGATCTTCTTCCTCATTAAGCTGACCCAAAAGGTTTACTCTCTTGGACTGCTTGCTGTCCCCACACCAGTTTGCATACTGGCACTAGCTCCTGATCATCTCAACATTTACACTATTTTCCCCACCAGATCTACTAGCAATATTTCTTCAGGGGTGGGTTTAATGTCATCTGCTAACATGTTTTCTCAACCTGTCCCAGATCTATGAACCTATATTTACAAAAGGCTCTGGCTACAGAAGAATTCCACCAGATGTGGACAGAATGTTGTCTCTCTGACTCCCACACTGGGATGATTGGCTTTTTAAAGAAAGGGAAGGCTTTCTTTGCCTTTGACTCCCTGGGAGAACCATATGTGCTCAGTTTATGTTAAGGAACTATTTAGTaaactaaaaacagaaatttcCCCAAATCATGAAAATTATATGCACATTCAGGTACTCGATttatttgtggtgtgtgtgtgtatgtgtgtgtgtgtgtgtgtgtgtgtgtgtgtatattgtttcgttttttggtactagggtacTAGGTATAGAACCCAGAAATGCTTAATACTTGATGCCTAACCgctgtccttttttaaaaaagtatttattttttagttatatgtggacacaatatctttatttttatatggtgctgagaatacaACCCAGTGCCACAGGCAGGTGATTGCTAGGTGAGCAAtgtacttctgagccacaaccacagcctcccagtcctttttaaattctttttgtttgtttgagacaggtTCCACTAAATTGCTCACaccctccctgagttgctgaggccaactctgcagtcctcctgcctgggGTTCCttagcagctaggattacaggtgtgtgccaccatgcccagcttggggttatgtttttgtttgtttgtgtgtttgttttgctttgtcatTTATATATTCCAGATATCAGTCCCCTGTCAGAGGAACAGCTAAGGAAGATTTTGTCCATTGTGACAGCCTTGTCGCTTCACACTTTCTATCCTTTCCTTTGCTGTCCaaggctttttaatttgatggcctCACATTTACTGCCTCTTGATCTTCTTAAGACCCTAAAGGGgaagggtcttgttaaggaagtaatTGTCTGCACGTATTGGATACAGTGTTGCCCGATGTATTCTTTTAGCAGTTGCAAGGTTCTGGTCTCTTTCCTCAGTCTTTGAGGAGCGGGCCAGGAGCAGGGCtcgggtcctggggagggagggctcgggtcctggggagggagggctcgggtcctggggagggagggctcgggtcctggggagggagggctcggggcctggggagggagggctcggggcctggggagggagggctcggggcctggggagggagggctcggggcctggggagggagggctgggcgCTTTCCAGAGgagcggggcggggcggggcatTGCCGGAGTCGGCTTGGCTGGGCAGGTGGTGGCAGAGAAGCGCGACGGAGCCCGGACGACCGCAGACCTAAGGAGGCGGCAACCGGAGCCCCGGAGACGCGTGTCCCGCAGAACCCTCCGACAGAGAGCCCCGCGCAAAAGTCGGGGCGGGCGCGTCCGGGGCGAGAGTCAAAAGTCGGGGAGGGGAGTCGGGGCGAGCGAGTCCCGGGCCAGCAGCGAGGCTGCGCGGGGAGCTGCAGCGGGGCGGAAGGAAGCCGGGGTGAAAGGGAGGGGCGGGGAGCCGGCGGCGAGCGGGGCTTTGCCTTTTCAAACGCCGGGAGAGAAGACGGGCGAGGGGCGGCGTGGAGAGCGTGGAGGACTGGGGACAAGTGACCGGTGAGGAGGGCGGGGGCCCGGTGGGGCCAGGCCCAGCGGGTCGGGCTGCGGGATTCGCAGCTTCCTCGGGTGCCGGCCGCTCCTCAGCCTGCGTCTGGAGGCCGGGCCGCGGGCTTGCGAAGGAGCATGAAGGCGAGGTGGGGGTGGGCGCTGGCGACCGCGGGAACAGGGAAAAGTCCCCCACCTTCCGACAGGAAAAGGGGTGCGGCGGAAGCTGAGGGCCTGGCCGCTGGGCCCAGAGGCTTGCAGGAGGGTAGGCGGGGCAGGGAGTTCACAAATGAAAGGGTAGCGCCAGGGAGCCCAGGTGCCCAGCGTCCTGGGCTCTGCTCctaccctgtcccctcccttttgACTCTTCATTGCGCACCGGGTCCTCAGCTGATTCACTCAGGGCCTTCAGGGCCTGACATTGTTCTATCCTCAAAGCTGGAAGCGCTGCTTTCTAGGCAGTCTAAGGTGTAGGTGATGTCGCCAGGGGACTTTAAATCCTTATCTCATTCATTTACAGCTAATctgattggtttcttttcaataCCGACGTGGTCTTTCCTCTGCATTTATTCTCTTATTCAGTTGTTAGATCTTCTTTTAGATCATTGGACTAAGTTTTAGTAATTACTTTTTCATGATCTTTATCTGGAATTTCATCCACTTCCTTATCTGTGGGATCCTTTGTTGGAGGATTCtaagtgggggagggggatttTTTGCTTGTTTCCTCATATTTTCTGAGATCTTGGACTTTCACACCAAATGAGatggattttctttcctcttttatatATGGGTCCCTTTGTCTGTAGTTATCCTTTTGTTGGTATATTTCTGTTTCTGATATATGAGTAGATGTCCGGGAGTGGGACCTAAGGTCTCCTCTGGTTGTTCCTCCTTGGGGCTAGGTTGTTAGTTTCAGagttttgtggtttattttttatttgtttgtttgtttacttgcttttaatatttttatagtagatgaacatgatgcctttattttatatttctgtggtgctaagggttgaacccagtgtctcatagggtgccaggcaagtgctctaccaaacTGAACTGTAACCTCAGCCCcatagtttcatatttttatctcccCAGTTCTATGTGTTGAAGTTTTGTTGAGGCTTAGATGAGGCTCATGTATGGGGTAAGATTCACTATTTATTTGCTGAGTTGTGAGTATTGCTTGGCAGCAGGATCTCTACTCTTTGAGCTTGAAGTGTCCCAATCACTTTCCAGCCCAGCTTAGAAGAAGAGGGGAGCCAGGAATTGCTCTAATGTTAACAACAGATGTACAGCCTTAATATTAATGCCCAGTGTCTACTTTGACATCTACAACACTAACTGCCaacacttttttaatatttatttttttaattgtagaaggacacaatacctttattttgatgatttactcctatgtggtgctgaggatctaaacCAGTGACTCATACTTgacaggcaaatgctctaccactgagataccaCCTCAGCCCCTGCCAACACTTGCATGGAATGGTGATTCAATTTGATCATGTTAAATAACTTTTTAGAGGGCAGTTGAATTTAGTTTGCTGATTGATATTTTGTTCaggatttttgcatctttatTCATCAAGAATATTAGCTGTGGAttagttttgtgtgtgttgtcAGGTTTGGGGATCATGGTAATGCTggctttatcaaatgtatttgaaagaatttatttctcttccattttggGGAATAACTTAAGGAGAACTAGAAActgttcttctttaaatatttgatagaactTAGCAGTAAAGCTCTCTTGTATTGGTATTTTCTTTCCTGGAAGGCTATTACTACTGATTCAATCTTGTTACTTCTTATTGGTcggctcagtttttttttttttaatttcttcatgattcaaccTGGataagatatatatgtgtaagtgttcaggaatttgttcatttattctagGTTACCaattttttgcaaataataacaaacatgGATATCTTTGTTCCTAATAATCTCGAATgaccctttgtatttctgtgatgACACTTGCAATGACCCCCTTCTCTTGTCtgaatttgagtcttctctctcctttgcctAATTAGTCCAGCTAAGGTTTATCACTTGTGTTTAGTTCTTGGAAGAACTCCTTATTCTATTACTCTCTTGTGCTTCTTTTTGtctctaattcatttatttgtgctCTGTTCTgatcttattatttcttcctttctgctaATATTGGTTCTGGGTTTGGGTACCAGACATTTTCTAATACATTTGATCAATAAGAGTCTCCCAGGCTTTCTTATAAAGCACAGGGGACTGGGCATTTCACTGGCTTTTCTATTACATCTAACTTGGCACATACACTTTTCTGAGCCACAAAGCACATACTTCGGATTCCTTCCTCTACTGCCTTTCTTTGAACTTAtggatttttccatttcttttagggTAGGATATCAATTGCAAcctgaaaaaaaggaaatctcCTGGAATACTAGTGCCATCTAACACTCAAGCTAAAAGCTATGAACCATAATTATGAACTCTTTCTCATGCAGCTGTGATCCCATCCTCATTGTGCCCACCATGACTCAGCATGCACAGTCCCTTCTCCTGCATCTGATCGTCCTCTGCCAGGCAGGCCCTTCCCTCACAGCAGGCCTGGCACCTCCATTGCAAGGTGATGTGCTGCTGGGTGTAGGCATTGTTCAAAGGGCAGAGGGGAAGTGGGCCATGTCCTGGGACATGAGGTTGCTGTCCCCTCCTCCTCGAAGTAGGGGAACATGCCCACCTTAAACAGGTGGAGCAAAGAGCTTGGGAAGGGTCATTCTTGCTCTGCCAGCTCAGCCCTTCAGAGGGATAGGGAGGGGGTGCCTAAAGGGTCCTTTCTCACCAGCCCAACCCTTACTCGCCTTTTCCTTCATAGGGACTCACTCCCTTTGCTAtgatttcatcatcaattctaaGCCAGCACCTGGTCAGCAATGGTGTACAGTCCAAGGCCAGGTGGACCACAAGAATTTTCTCTCCTATGACTGTGGCCTGGACAAGGTCAGATCCATGAGTGCCCTGGGAGGGAAAGTGAATGCCACAGTCACCTGGGAAGATCAAAACACCATGCTGAGAGAAATGGGGGATATGCTAAAACAGCAACTGGCTGACATTAAAGCAGAAAATGGCATGGCCAGGGGTAAGTAAGGATGGTCCAGGGGCATGAGAGAGCAGACTGTTGGTGTAGAGATATTTATTGtatccaagttaaaaaaaaaaaggatgtttttCACGCTAAAAAACCCACACAAGACTGGTTTGGGGGAGAAAACCAGCCAGATTAGGAGGCCAGGGAAGGTGGTACAGGATGGACAAAGGATTTGTTAAGCATGGAGGCTGACCTCTCTCTGATGGGTGCAGCTCTCGAGACCCTGGAGGGGAGGATGACTTGTCAGCATAAATCCAGTGGATGCACCAGTGGCTCCTGGCAGTTTGGATTCAATGGACGAATGTGGCTTCGCTTTGACTCAGACAAGAGAAGCTGGACAGAGGTTCATCCTGGGTCCAACTGGATgaaagaaaagtgggaaaatgACAGGGAAGTGTCCGAATTCTTACACAAGACCTCAATGGGTGACTGTAGAAACTGGCTTGAGAAGTTCTTGGTGGAATGGGAACCAGAGCTGGAGCCAACAGGTAACtggcaggagagggaggaagtgggAGCTGCCTTCACATGAGATGCTgctacctgtgtgtgtgtgtgtgtgtgtgtgtgtgtgtgtgtgtgtgcctgtgtgtgtgagagagagacacaTCATCCACCTTGAGTCAGACCTGGGTTAACAGCTAAAGGTATAGTCTTCCTATCTTTTCCCTTCTCACTTCCTAATGCCTCTTCCTCAGTGCACATGCTTTGGTCTGCATTTGCTCATCTCTTTTTGGAAATTATTGTGAATCACTTCACATGTCAGCTCCTGAGACCCTTCTCCACCACCATCCTCATGGGTCACCTCATATTCTGCCACCAGGAAGGATGGGAGTTGTATGTCACCCTTTATCTATGTGAGCTTCTTAAGGTCAGGACCCTTCTCCTGTCTCCCTCCTTCTCATGACGTGCACAGCAGCTGCCACATAGCAGAGGTCTAGG from Ictidomys tridecemlineatus isolate mIctTri1 chromosome 8, mIctTri1.hap1, whole genome shotgun sequence carries:
- the LOC120889339 gene encoding uncharacterized protein LOC120889339, yielding MAAVPAQGSGVIRKRPPAGTPRNAVTEGFGAVRCKRVGHGVGDWGSSGVGGGWRSTCPSLRNQAPRTAAQQRTWRLANRRPQKAAKAPGKLPLSALRSPTRTTSEGRRGLASPPLPIRISPSLHTDIQQFLLLKEKRPTPEPEFLTTNPKHFVLIVKSADSYATKKEMQKNYSIDESCSVYILTFLSGILEVADQEPLIHQLLHQQSSQTQALSRRSPPRGRFCTLRLLRGEPRDEVAPERKREGKRSGAGRGIAGVGLAGQVVAEKRDGARTTADLRRRQPEPRRRVSRRTLRQRAPRKSRGGRVRGESQKSGRGVGASESRASSEAARGAAAGRKEAGVKGRGGEPAASGALPFQTPGEKTGEGRRGERGGLGTSDRCDPILIVPTMTQHAQSLLLHLIVLCQAGPSLTAGLAPPLQGTHSLCYDFIINSKPAPGQQWCTVQGQVDHKNFLSYDCGLDKVRSMSALGGKVNATVTWEDQNTMLREMGDMLKQQLADIKAENGMARALETLEGRMTCQHKSSGCTSGSWQFGFNGRMWLRFDSDKRSWTEVHPGSNWMKEKWENDREVSEFLHKTSMGDCRNWLEKFLVEWEPELEPTGPSTTTPDRVSQESTASTLIPSVLLLILTCFIHLGLQIFLTDK